The proteins below come from a single Streptomyces sp. M92 genomic window:
- a CDS encoding LacI family DNA-binding transcriptional regulator has translation MGRQRPGTPTLEEVAALAGVGRGTVSRVVNNAAGVRDSTRRAVQRAIAELGYVPNLAARSLAGHRADAVALVMTEPDWRLFGEPFFTEIVHAVGDALTDTPVQLLLTLVRTDTERQRFVEYARGGRVDGVLLMSVRAEDPLPDMLAKAGLPTVMLGRRSGDESVTYVDADNAGGARCAVTHLLNGGRGTIGAVTGPLDMYVAQCRLRGYREALELAGREVRDSLVVEGDDFTEESGRRATTELMARHPGLDAVFAASDTLAAGALGALRAAGRRVPQDVAVIGFDDFHPARPTEPPLTTVRQPLEEIGRTMVRLLLEEMEDSPVAWRHVILRTELVLRASA, from the coding sequence ATGGGCAGGCAGCGTCCCGGTACGCCCACACTGGAGGAGGTGGCCGCCCTCGCCGGTGTGGGGCGGGGCACCGTCTCGAGGGTCGTCAACAACGCCGCGGGCGTGCGGGACTCGACGCGCCGCGCCGTGCAGCGGGCCATCGCGGAACTGGGGTACGTCCCGAATCTGGCGGCCCGTTCCCTGGCCGGGCACCGTGCGGACGCCGTCGCGCTGGTCATGACGGAGCCCGACTGGCGGCTGTTCGGGGAACCGTTCTTCACCGAGATCGTGCATGCCGTCGGCGACGCCCTCACCGACACGCCGGTGCAGTTGCTGCTCACCCTGGTCCGCACGGACACCGAGCGGCAGCGCTTCGTCGAGTACGCGCGCGGCGGCCGGGTGGACGGCGTACTGCTGATGTCCGTGCGCGCCGAGGACCCGCTGCCGGACATGCTCGCCAAGGCGGGACTGCCGACGGTGATGCTGGGGCGGCGCTCCGGCGACGAGAGCGTCACATACGTCGACGCGGACAACGCCGGCGGCGCGCGCTGCGCGGTCACCCACCTGCTGAACGGCGGCCGGGGCACGATCGGGGCCGTCACCGGACCGCTCGACATGTACGTCGCCCAGTGCCGCCTGCGCGGTTACCGGGAGGCCCTGGAGCTGGCGGGGCGGGAGGTCAGGGATTCGTTGGTCGTCGAGGGTGACGACTTCACGGAGGAGAGCGGACGCCGGGCGACGACCGAGCTGATGGCCCGGCATCCCGGCCTCGACGCGGTCTTCGCCGCCTCGGACACCCTGGCCGCGGGGGCGCTGGGCGCGCTGCGCGCGGCGGGCAGGCGGGTGCCGCAGGACGTGGCGGTGATCGGCTTCGACGACTTCCATCCCGCCCGTCCCACGGAGCCGCCCCTGACGACGGTCCGGCAGCCGCTGGAGGAGATCGGCCGGACCATGGTGCGGCTGCTGCTGGAGGAGATGGAGGACTCCCCCGTCGCCTGGCGGCATGTCATCCTCCGTACGGAGCTGGTCCTGCGGGCCTCCGCCTGA
- a CDS encoding SgcJ/EcaC family oxidoreductase, with translation MNTDTAQSTAAAADIEAIRQVVATVQRTQRAKDAEGFLALFHPDALWTTAHGKVLLGFDAIADFTRAVLPNATWDGDVTYEAVHVQFLRPDVAAVKVRQVYHSAEGDTEGAPLYVMTRQDDGRWLLHAGQNTEVLAG, from the coding sequence ATGAACACCGACACCGCACAGAGCACCGCCGCCGCGGCCGACATCGAGGCGATCCGGCAGGTCGTGGCCACCGTCCAACGCACCCAGCGGGCCAAGGACGCCGAAGGCTTCCTCGCCCTCTTCCACCCGGACGCGCTGTGGACGACCGCCCACGGCAAGGTCCTCCTCGGCTTCGACGCGATCGCCGACTTCACCCGCGCCGTGCTGCCGAACGCCACGTGGGACGGCGACGTCACCTACGAGGCCGTCCACGTGCAGTTCCTGCGGCCCGACGTGGCGGCGGTGAAGGTCCGGCAGGTCTACCACTCGGCCGAGGGCGACACGGAGGGCGCGCCACTGTACGTCATGACAAGGCAGGACGACGGGCGCTGGCTGCTGCACGCCGGCCAGAACACCGAGGTGCTGGCCGGCTGA
- a CDS encoding DNA polymerase III subunit beta family protein, with product MRSIGEMAGDSGLGVSALRFYDRAGVLVPAWVDPVSGYRWYAPEQLDEARLLARLRRAGMPLADIRLVLAGWSGSDTDLVRGLLQAHLGRLEGGLAAARTEFSAIRTLLDQRENPMTTAPRTTTARLSVSAPELAAALDAVRYAASSDPGLPMLGGVLFDVEGDTLHLVATDRYRMAVARIGTVGHTGPRVQVTVPVPLADAMRALLDGDEPVGLTVDGDRVALEAGDRQAAGQCLAQDFPDYRRLVHLPAGRRSLVGTAAFREELESGPVRPGVAREQGDTSGDVSVLGIADDGTVTVREDKDGDGSRVAVDRGFLLDAIAAAGGDRLVLEFGAPTAPVAIRRAADETTFTLLMPVRLDD from the coding sequence ATGCGCAGCATTGGGGAGATGGCCGGCGACAGCGGCCTGGGCGTGAGCGCCCTGCGGTTCTACGACCGTGCCGGTGTGCTGGTCCCCGCCTGGGTGGACCCGGTCAGCGGCTACCGCTGGTACGCGCCGGAGCAGCTGGACGAGGCGCGGCTGCTGGCGCGGCTGCGCCGGGCCGGCATGCCCTTGGCGGACATCCGGCTGGTACTGGCCGGCTGGTCCGGCTCCGACACCGACCTGGTGCGCGGGCTCCTCCAGGCGCACCTCGGCCGACTCGAAGGAGGGCTGGCCGCCGCCCGCACCGAGTTCTCCGCGATCCGGACACTGCTCGACCAGAGGGAGAACCCCATGACCACCGCTCCGCGCACCACCACCGCCCGCCTGTCCGTGTCCGCGCCCGAGCTGGCCGCCGCGCTGGACGCGGTCCGCTACGCGGCGAGCTCCGACCCCGGGCTGCCCATGCTCGGCGGTGTCCTGTTCGACGTGGAGGGCGACACCCTTCACCTCGTGGCCACCGACCGCTACCGGATGGCCGTGGCCCGGATCGGCACCGTCGGTCACACGGGGCCGCGCGTGCAGGTGACCGTGCCCGTCCCGCTCGCCGACGCGATGCGCGCGCTGCTGGACGGGGACGAGCCCGTCGGTCTCACCGTGGACGGTGACCGGGTGGCGCTGGAGGCCGGGGACCGTCAGGCGGCCGGGCAGTGCCTCGCCCAGGACTTCCCCGACTACCGCCGGCTCGTCCACCTGCCGGCCGGACGGCGGTCCCTCGTCGGGACGGCGGCCTTCCGCGAGGAGCTGGAGTCCGGTCCCGTCCGCCCGGGCGTGGCGCGCGAGCAGGGTGACACGTCCGGCGACGTCAGTGTGCTCGGGATCGCGGACGACGGCACGGTCACCGTCCGCGAGGACAAGGACGGCGACGGGAGCCGCGTCGCCGTCGACCGGGGATTCCTGCTGGACGCGATCGCCGCCGCGGGCGGAGACCGGCTGGTGCTGGAATTCGGTGCCCCCACCGCTCCCGTGGCGATCCGCCGTGCGGCCGACGAGACGACGTTCACGCTGCTCATGCCGGTCCGGCTGGACGACTGA
- the exaC gene encoding acetaldehyde dehydrogenase ExaC, which translates to MTRYAAPGTEGAIVSYQSRYDHFIGGEYAPPARGQYFENPSPVNGRPFTEVARGTAEDVERALDAAHEAAPGWARTSVTERSEVLLKIADRMEANLERLAVAESWENGKPVRETLAADIPLAVDHFRYFAGAIRAQEGSLGEVDEDTVAYHFHEPLGVVAQIIPWNFPILMAAWKLAPALAAGNAVVLKPAEQTPASIHYWLSLVADLLPPGVLNIVNGFGVEAGKPLASSPRVAKVAFTGETTTGRLIMQYASENIKPVTLELGGKSPNIFFDDVWDRDDDFRDKALEGFTMFALNQGEVCTCPSRALVQRGNYADFMAAAVARTELIKPGHPLDTDTMIGAQASNDQLEKILSYLDIGRQEGAKVLTGGERVEHEGELKGGYYVQPTVFEGHNRMRIFQEEIFGPVVSVTSFDDFDDAIKTANDTLYGLGAGVWTRDMNTAYRAGRAIQAGRVWTNCYHAYPAHAAFGGYKQSGIGRENHKMMLEHYQQTKNLLVSYSPKKLGFF; encoded by the coding sequence ATGACCCGTTACGCGGCGCCCGGCACCGAGGGCGCGATCGTCTCCTACCAGTCGCGCTACGACCACTTCATCGGCGGCGAGTACGCGCCGCCGGCGCGCGGGCAGTACTTCGAGAACCCGTCGCCGGTGAACGGCCGGCCGTTCACGGAGGTCGCGCGCGGTACGGCGGAGGACGTGGAGAGGGCGCTCGACGCGGCGCACGAGGCGGCCCCGGGCTGGGCCCGGACGTCGGTGACCGAGCGCTCCGAGGTCCTGCTGAAGATCGCCGACCGCATGGAGGCGAACCTGGAACGCCTGGCGGTCGCCGAGAGCTGGGAGAACGGGAAGCCGGTGCGCGAGACGCTCGCGGCCGACATCCCGCTCGCCGTCGACCACTTCCGCTACTTCGCGGGCGCGATCCGCGCCCAGGAGGGCTCGCTCGGCGAGGTCGACGAGGACACCGTGGCGTACCACTTCCACGAGCCGCTGGGGGTCGTCGCGCAGATCATCCCGTGGAACTTCCCGATCCTGATGGCGGCCTGGAAGCTCGCTCCCGCCCTCGCCGCCGGCAACGCGGTGGTCCTGAAGCCCGCCGAGCAGACTCCCGCCTCGATCCACTACTGGCTGAGCCTGGTGGCGGACCTGCTGCCGCCCGGCGTCCTGAACATCGTCAACGGCTTCGGCGTGGAGGCGGGCAAACCGCTGGCGTCCAGCCCGCGGGTGGCGAAGGTGGCGTTCACCGGGGAGACCACCACGGGGCGGCTGATCATGCAGTACGCCTCGGAGAACATCAAGCCGGTCACCCTGGAGCTCGGCGGCAAGTCGCCCAACATCTTCTTCGACGATGTCTGGGACCGGGACGACGACTTCCGCGACAAGGCGCTGGAGGGCTTCACAATGTTCGCCCTCAACCAGGGCGAGGTGTGCACCTGCCCGTCCCGGGCGCTGGTCCAGCGCGGCAACTACGCCGACTTCATGGCGGCCGCCGTCGCCCGCACCGAGCTGATCAAGCCGGGCCACCCGCTGGACACCGACACGATGATCGGCGCCCAGGCCTCCAACGACCAGTTGGAGAAGATCCTCTCCTACCTCGACATCGGCCGGCAGGAGGGCGCCAAGGTGCTCACCGGCGGCGAACGCGTCGAGCACGAAGGAGAGCTCAAGGGCGGCTACTACGTCCAGCCGACGGTCTTCGAGGGCCACAACCGCATGCGGATCTTCCAGGAGGAGATCTTCGGCCCGGTCGTGTCGGTCACGTCCTTCGACGACTTCGACGACGCGATCAAGACCGCCAACGACACCCTGTACGGTCTCGGCGCCGGGGTGTGGACCCGCGACATGAACACCGCCTACCGCGCGGGCCGCGCGATCCAGGCGGGCCGCGTCTGGACCAACTGCTACCACGCCTACCCGGCGCACGCCGCGTTCGGCGGCTACAAGCAGTCGGGGATCGGCCGGGAGAACCACAAGATGATGCTGGAGCACTACCAGCAGACGAAGAACCTCCTGGTGTCGTACTCACCGAAGAAGCTGGGCTTCTTCTAG
- a CDS encoding GAF domain-containing protein — MTDAWLALEPGADPVERARTLRRAHEAFTEAGTVPRPVRPVVAESWRRSVRAGVGPDGTASVELMEDDLGAYRAEHPLARVMPLIRELLGTFAADGEHLLAVCDAHGRLLWVEGHPATRRRAGRMNFVPGARWAESAVGTNAPGTAVAVGRPVQVFTAEHFIRRVQPWTCAAAPVHDPRTGRVLGAVDITGGNGLAHPHSLGFVQAVARAAESQLALLAPEPSAAEGAELTALGRDEALLTSGGRGVRLSRRHSEIVVLLAHHPEGLTGDELLCALYEDESVPPVTLRAELARLRGILGPGRLVSRPYRLTTPVESDATVVERRLRSGAVTAAATAYAGPLLPGSRAPAVARLRRRLADGLRAALIACGDPDLLADWAHSPWGEDDLDVWRALAAVRPTAAARSRLAALESELTAP; from the coding sequence TTGACTGATGCGTGGCTGGCTCTGGAACCGGGGGCCGACCCTGTCGAACGCGCCCGGACCCTGCGGCGGGCGCACGAGGCCTTCACCGAGGCGGGTACGGTGCCGCGGCCCGTGCGCCCCGTGGTGGCGGAGTCCTGGCGACGCTCGGTCCGGGCCGGTGTCGGCCCGGACGGTACCGCGAGCGTGGAGCTCATGGAGGACGACCTGGGCGCCTACCGGGCCGAGCATCCACTGGCGCGGGTGATGCCGCTGATCCGGGAGCTCCTCGGGACCTTCGCCGCCGACGGCGAGCACTTGCTCGCGGTCTGCGACGCGCACGGCAGACTGCTGTGGGTCGAGGGGCACCCGGCGACCCGGCGCCGGGCGGGCCGGATGAACTTCGTGCCCGGCGCCCGCTGGGCGGAGTCGGCGGTGGGGACGAACGCCCCGGGCACGGCGGTGGCCGTCGGCCGGCCGGTCCAGGTGTTCACGGCCGAGCACTTCATCCGCCGGGTCCAGCCGTGGACGTGCGCGGCGGCTCCGGTGCACGATCCCCGCACCGGACGGGTGCTCGGCGCGGTGGACATCACCGGCGGAAACGGCCTGGCGCACCCGCACAGTCTGGGCTTCGTCCAGGCGGTCGCGCGTGCCGCCGAGTCTCAGCTGGCGCTGCTCGCCCCGGAGCCCTCCGCTGCCGAGGGGGCCGAGCTGACCGCGTTGGGCCGCGACGAGGCGCTGCTCACCTCGGGCGGCCGCGGAGTGCGGCTGAGCCGGCGGCACAGCGAGATCGTCGTGCTGCTGGCCCACCACCCGGAGGGCCTCACCGGTGACGAGCTGCTGTGCGCGTTGTACGAGGACGAGTCGGTGCCGCCGGTGACGTTGCGTGCCGAACTCGCCCGGCTGCGCGGCATCCTGGGCCCCGGCCGGCTGGTGTCCCGGCCCTACCGGCTGACGACGCCTGTCGAGTCCGACGCCACGGTGGTCGAGCGCCGCCTGCGGTCCGGTGCCGTGACGGCGGCGGCGACGGCGTACGCCGGTCCGCTGCTGCCCGGCTCCCGGGCCCCGGCGGTCGCGCGGCTCAGGCGCCGGCTCGCCGACGGGCTGCGCGCCGCGCTGATCGCGTGCGGCGATCCCGACCTGCTGGCCGACTGGGCGCACTCCCCGTGGGGCGAGGACGACCTCGACGTCTGGCGCGCCCTGGCCGCGGTCCGGCCGACGGCCGCGGCCCGGTCCCGGCTCGCAGCGCTGGAGTCCGAACTGACGGCCCCGTAG
- a CDS encoding MBL fold metallo-hydrolase, producing MLKQVVDGVLIHQSELLENNTVVVQGRDGVLLVDAGITGAEMTCLANDLRQLGRPVVAGFSTHPDWDHVLWHAELGEAPRYGTARCADFMQDVLSNADWKAGVAEGLPPEIAEDTPLDLYGLITGLPAETAQLPWDGPKVRIIEHPAHAQGHAALLIEERRVLIAGDMLSDVFVPMLDDTVEPIEDYLVGLELLEGVADDVDVVIPGHGSLARDEEVRARIKLDRAYVEDLRDARVSSDPRVVSPKPGWEWASDIHEGQARNLARRSQRDGTPG from the coding sequence ATGCTGAAGCAAGTCGTCGACGGCGTGCTGATCCACCAGAGTGAGTTGCTCGAGAACAACACCGTTGTCGTACAGGGCAGGGACGGCGTGCTACTCGTAGACGCCGGGATTACCGGTGCCGAAATGACCTGCCTGGCAAACGACCTTCGACAGCTGGGCCGGCCCGTGGTGGCAGGGTTCTCGACGCATCCTGATTGGGATCACGTGCTCTGGCACGCCGAACTCGGCGAAGCACCTCGTTACGGCACAGCCCGCTGCGCGGACTTCATGCAGGATGTGTTGTCGAACGCGGACTGGAAGGCCGGCGTCGCTGAGGGGTTGCCGCCGGAAATCGCCGAGGACACACCGCTCGACCTGTACGGCCTGATCACTGGTCTGCCTGCTGAAACTGCGCAGCTTCCCTGGGACGGCCCCAAGGTGCGAATCATCGAGCATCCGGCGCATGCCCAGGGCCATGCGGCCCTGTTGATCGAAGAACGCCGAGTTCTCATCGCCGGCGACATGCTCTCCGACGTCTTCGTTCCCATGCTCGACGACACCGTTGAGCCGATTGAGGACTACCTGGTCGGGCTGGAGCTGCTCGAGGGCGTAGCGGACGACGTCGATGTCGTCATCCCCGGACATGGCTCCCTCGCCAGGGATGAGGAGGTACGCGCCAGGATCAAACTGGATCGCGCGTACGTGGAGGACCTACGTGACGCCCGGGTGTCCAGCGACCCGCGGGTCGTATCGCCCAAACCCGGCTGGGAGTGGGCAAGCGACATCCACGAAGGGCAGGCTCGAAACCTCGCCCGACGAAGCCAGCGCGACGGGACGCCCGGCTAG
- a CDS encoding YqjF family protein, whose amino-acid sequence MQKPTPVTPDAPEPTRTPLLTQEWLDLAFVHWAVEPAAVAHLMPRGTVPDTYDGPTYVGLVAFRMHRVGWFRLPGVPYLGSFPETNVRLYSVDAHGRRGVVFRSMDASRLVPVAMGRLLFRLPYVWSRMSVRSAGDTLTYTSSRRWPGPRGAYSRVVVRTGEHIREPTGLEHFLTARWGMHNAFPGGAAYLPNHHPRWPLYGAELLTCDENLVAAAGVPTPTAGVPTPTAAPVSVLYSPGVRVRLGRPARPAALLPLGP is encoded by the coding sequence GTGCAGAAGCCCACCCCCGTGACTCCCGACGCGCCCGAGCCGACAAGGACACCGCTGCTCACCCAGGAGTGGCTCGACCTGGCCTTCGTCCACTGGGCCGTCGAGCCGGCCGCCGTGGCGCACCTGATGCCGCGCGGCACCGTCCCCGACACGTACGACGGGCCGACGTACGTCGGACTCGTCGCCTTCCGGATGCACCGGGTCGGCTGGTTCCGGCTGCCCGGGGTGCCCTACCTCGGCTCGTTCCCGGAGACCAACGTGCGCCTGTACTCGGTAGACGCCCACGGCCGACGCGGGGTGGTCTTCCGGTCGATGGACGCCTCGCGGCTGGTCCCGGTGGCGATGGGGCGCCTCCTCTTCCGGCTGCCCTACGTGTGGTCCCGCATGAGCGTCCGCTCCGCCGGTGACACTCTGACCTACACGAGCTCCCGCCGATGGCCCGGCCCGCGCGGGGCGTACAGCCGCGTCGTCGTCCGCACCGGTGAGCACATCCGCGAGCCCACGGGGCTGGAGCACTTCCTCACGGCCCGCTGGGGCATGCACAACGCGTTCCCCGGCGGGGCGGCGTACCTGCCCAACCACCACCCCCGCTGGCCCCTGTACGGCGCCGAGCTCCTCACCTGCGACGAGAACCTGGTGGCGGCCGCCGGGGTCCCCACCCCCACCGCCGGGGTCCCCACCCCCACCGCCGCCCCCGTCAGCGTGCTGTACTCGCCGGGCGTGCGCGTCCGCCTCGGCCGGCCCGCGCGGCCCGCCGCCCTCCTGCCCCTCGGCCCTTGA
- a CDS encoding OBAP family protein, with protein MAFTHGTHRSGGVGRGQAAALGIGAAAGVTAAAGLLLGRKAATIGKVGKGHPLKHRALDLAAGAMQPKYPIDAMSTYLNGFHMYADDMGRQVEATHFCIHLQHDLHQCVIFDRNAPDARLIGIEYIISEERFRSLPENEKRLWHSHHYEVKSGILTAPGIPDLAEHAYFEDLVTTYGKTFHTWQYDRDDFPYGIPQLMMGFTEDGQASDEMVRARDERLGLSTARKRRNREDIPMPEVAPGANAWESGRTVQTRVEETDLKR; from the coding sequence ATGGCATTCACACACGGAACGCACCGTTCGGGCGGCGTCGGCCGGGGACAGGCCGCAGCCCTCGGCATCGGTGCCGCGGCGGGCGTGACGGCCGCCGCCGGGCTCCTGCTCGGCCGCAAGGCGGCCACGATCGGCAAGGTCGGCAAGGGCCACCCCCTCAAGCACCGCGCGCTGGACCTGGCGGCCGGCGCGATGCAGCCGAAGTACCCGATCGACGCGATGAGCACCTACCTCAACGGCTTCCACATGTACGCCGACGACATGGGCAGGCAGGTGGAGGCCACGCACTTCTGCATCCATCTCCAGCACGACCTGCACCAGTGCGTGATCTTCGACCGCAACGCCCCCGACGCCCGGCTGATCGGCATCGAGTACATCATCAGCGAGGAACGCTTCCGCAGTCTGCCCGAGAACGAGAAGCGGCTGTGGCACAGCCACCACTACGAGGTGAAGTCCGGCATCCTCACCGCGCCCGGCATCCCCGACCTGGCCGAGCACGCCTACTTCGAGGACCTCGTGACCACCTACGGGAAGACCTTCCACACGTGGCAGTACGACCGCGACGACTTCCCGTACGGCATCCCGCAGCTGATGATGGGATTCACCGAGGACGGGCAGGCCTCGGACGAGATGGTGCGGGCGCGGGACGAGCGGCTCGGCCTCTCGACGGCCCGCAAGCGGCGCAACCGGGAGGACATCCCGATGCCGGAGGTGGCTCCCGGTGCCAACGCGTGGGAGAGCGGCCGGACGGTGCAGACACGCGTCGAGGAGACGGATCTCAAGCGCTGA
- a CDS encoding RHS repeat-associated core domain-containing protein → MTERTDAKNTTSYGYGPAGRLEWLWNEMTGADIWYSWDAAGRPLMEQYAIQPEGSTEWTESARRSYGYDSLGRLTDDIVTTPDEQTQITATTYAYDLDDQLTWKDTSGTAGAGEHVYGYDQAGRMPYWTHGDTTTHYTWDAAGNRTKADTATATYDARNRLLTDGSSTYAYTPRGTLNTVTTGTTARSLTFDAFERKITDGTSTYTYDSLDRVAQHGTTTFRYDGGSNNLLDDGTTNYSRTPAGALLASSNDTTTQWSLTDRHTDLVAGLSTDGLQVTGSSAYGPFGTTTATDGDMPDLRYQSGWTDPANGDVNMAARWYQPGTGSFASRDTWQLNPSPSARANRYGYGIAAPLLHIDPSGHDVIAPGRTRVPYSGSSGGWYTSSGWGQLWSAASWGWRWGKKRSAWGMILSTALQGWSDSSVTSAWRGITRPDPNGTGRTPRRPSQPGFKWALVYTGNGNRGGASPVGYPGSSRGQGGGGGGCSRNCTVTPPPPPIDQNPNNGRNPEPAPSRPIPKPDWDPKRGGWEPGDGWQLVIGALDMLDTTDGGEQYAPAQALKALPAPVNKPGGKNDGRGRSDNKCDIGPGVSPTGHAVYLPRERYYDSFEKRYECRATGVYGLLDLSDYNKGRKAPGTNTNSSTKPPEMNEIEAQGHASANGHLIPAAASGSGIDLRNLVAEYRETNTPYLNHGVEKEIRNAIKSGKHLAISVVPHYGNSSSGIPTQIEYNYGTIETGMMKPCVITQSPQGGTTHGSADCPKR, encoded by the coding sequence ATGACCGAACGCACGGACGCCAAGAACACCACCAGCTACGGCTACGGCCCCGCCGGGCGGCTCGAGTGGCTGTGGAATGAAATGACCGGCGCCGACATCTGGTACTCGTGGGACGCCGCAGGCCGACCCCTCATGGAGCAGTACGCCATCCAGCCCGAAGGCTCCACCGAGTGGACCGAGTCAGCCCGGCGCAGCTACGGCTACGACAGCCTCGGACGCCTCACCGACGACATCGTCACCACCCCCGACGAGCAGACCCAGATCACGGCCACCACCTACGCCTACGACCTGGACGACCAGCTCACCTGGAAGGACACAAGCGGCACCGCGGGAGCGGGAGAACACGTCTACGGCTACGACCAGGCCGGACGCATGCCCTACTGGACCCACGGCGACACCACCACCCACTACACGTGGGACGCCGCCGGAAACCGCACCAAAGCCGACACCGCCACGGCCACCTACGACGCACGCAACCGCCTGCTGACCGACGGCTCCTCCACCTACGCCTACACACCACGCGGCACCCTCAACACAGTCACCACGGGAACCACCGCACGGTCACTCACCTTCGACGCCTTCGAACGCAAGATCACCGACGGCACATCGACCTACACCTACGATTCCCTCGACCGCGTTGCCCAGCACGGAACCACCACCTTCCGTTACGACGGCGGCTCCAACAACCTCCTTGACGACGGCACCACCAACTACAGCCGCACCCCCGCCGGTGCCCTGCTGGCCAGCAGCAACGACACCACCACGCAGTGGTCGCTCACCGACCGGCACACCGACCTCGTCGCCGGCCTGTCCACCGACGGCCTCCAGGTCACCGGCTCCAGCGCCTACGGCCCCTTCGGCACCACCACCGCCACCGACGGCGACATGCCCGACCTTCGCTACCAGTCCGGCTGGACCGACCCCGCCAACGGCGACGTCAACATGGCAGCCCGCTGGTACCAGCCCGGCACCGGCTCCTTCGCCTCCCGCGACACCTGGCAACTCAACCCATCGCCCTCGGCACGGGCCAACCGCTACGGATACGGCATCGCGGCTCCGCTACTCCACATCGACCCCTCCGGTCACGACGTCATCGCTCCCGGCCGCACAAGAGTGCCCTACAGCGGCAGCTCCGGCGGCTGGTATACCTCCAGCGGTTGGGGGCAGCTCTGGAGCGCAGCCAGCTGGGGTTGGCGCTGGGGAAAGAAGCGCAGTGCCTGGGGCATGATTCTCAGCACCGCCCTCCAAGGGTGGTCGGACAGCTCTGTTACCTCTGCATGGCGTGGCATAACCAGACCCGACCCCAATGGCACCGGTAGAACCCCGAGAAGGCCCAGCCAGCCCGGATTCAAGTGGGCACTCGTATACACCGGCAACGGCAACAGGGGCGGCGCATCCCCAGTCGGATACCCCGGCTCATCCAGAGGCCAAGGCGGCGGCGGAGGCGGCTGCAGCCGCAACTGCACCGTCACACCTCCCCCGCCTCCCATCGACCAGAATCCCAACAATGGACGCAACCCGGAGCCAGCCCCCTCACGACCTATACCCAAGCCGGACTGGGACCCCAAGCGCGGTGGATGGGAACCCGGAGACGGCTGGCAGTTGGTCATCGGTGCTCTTGACATGCTCGACACCACAGACGGCGGGGAGCAGTACGCACCAGCTCAAGCACTCAAGGCATTGCCCGCGCCCGTCAACAAGCCCGGAGGGAAGAACGATGGCCGCGGCCGCAGTGACAACAAGTGTGATATTGGCCCTGGTGTGAGCCCGACTGGGCATGCGGTATACCTGCCTCGTGAGCGCTACTACGACAGCTTCGAGAAGAGATATGAGTGTCGGGCAACAGGGGTATACGGCCTATTGGATCTGAGTGATTACAACAAGGGGCGGAAGGCGCCTGGAACGAACACCAACAGTTCCACGAAGCCTCCTGAAATGAATGAGATCGAGGCCCAGGGGCATGCTTCCGCCAACGGCCATCTGATTCCCGCGGCAGCAAGTGGTTCTGGAATAGATCTGCGGAACCTGGTGGCGGAGTACAGGGAGACCAACACCCCGTACCTCAACCATGGCGTGGAGAAGGAGATCAGAAACGCCATCAAGTCGGGCAAGCACCTGGCCATATCTGTTGTCCCGCACTACGGCAACAGCAGCAGTGGTATCCCCACCCAAATCGAGTACAACTACGGAACTATTGAAACTGGCATGATGAAGCCCTGCGTGATCACTCAATCGCCGCAGGGCGGAACGACCCATGGCAGCGCCGACTGCCCGAAGAGGTGA
- a CDS encoding SMI1/KNR4 family protein, with amino-acid sequence MKDGYLERVLQMLGEPSWRYRDAGAWTMLEEDLGVSLPKDFKEIVDAYAPVQVNGHLSLSHPATERWNLAERVRSTSHAWSQIEWDEGEPEGDPRVSLGTPDLAFGTPDGLIPICSTDRGEEVFYAPRGAVGQGSLFIENGEGEFFEYSFSFAEWLFRWLIGEEVTGPGGSAFYPGPVALRDLPMSPEERPETRYGPPRGM; translated from the coding sequence ATGAAAGATGGCTATCTGGAACGTGTGTTGCAGATGCTCGGCGAGCCGTCATGGCGGTACCGGGATGCCGGAGCATGGACCATGCTGGAGGAAGATCTGGGCGTGAGCCTCCCGAAGGACTTCAAGGAGATCGTGGACGCCTACGCTCCTGTCCAGGTAAACGGTCATCTTTCTCTGAGCCATCCGGCGACCGAACGCTGGAACCTCGCTGAGCGTGTCCGCAGCACGTCCCATGCTTGGTCGCAAATTGAGTGGGATGAAGGCGAGCCTGAGGGCGACCCCCGCGTCTCGCTCGGTACTCCCGATCTCGCCTTCGGTACCCCAGACGGCCTGATTCCGATCTGTAGCACCGACCGGGGTGAAGAGGTCTTCTACGCGCCCCGGGGTGCTGTGGGGCAGGGATCCCTCTTCATCGAAAACGGCGAGGGTGAATTCTTCGAGTACTCATTCTCGTTTGCGGAGTGGCTCTTCCGCTGGTTGATCGGCGAGGAAGTGACTGGCCCCGGCGGCAGCGCCTTCTACCCAGGTCCTGTGGCCTTGAGGGATTTGCCCATGTCTCCGGAGGAGCGGCCCGAGACCCGGTACGGCCCACCGCGTGGGATGTAA